The following coding sequences are from one Lolium rigidum isolate FL_2022 chromosome 6, APGP_CSIRO_Lrig_0.1, whole genome shotgun sequence window:
- the LOC124660813 gene encoding S-adenosylmethionine synthase 4, translating to MAEVETFLFTSESVNEGHPDKLCDQISDAVLDACLAEDPDSKVACETCTKTNMVMVFGEITTKANVDYEKIVRDTCRGIGFVSNDVGLDSDHCKVLVNIEQQSPDIAQGVHGHFTKRPEEIGAGDQGHMFGYATDETPELMPLSHVLATKLGARLTEVRKNGTCAWLRPDGKTQVTVEYHNDNGAMVPIRVHTVLISTQHDETVTNDEIAADLKEHVIKPVIPEQYLDEKTIFHLNPSGRFVIGGPHGDAGLTGRKIIIDTYGGWGAHGGGAFSGKDPTKVDRSGAYIARQAAKSIVSNGLARRCIVQVSYAIGVPEPLSVFVDTYGTGKIPDKEILNIVKENFDFRPGMIIINLDLKRGGNGRYLKTAAYGHFGRDGPDFTWEVVKPLKWESPSA from the coding sequence ATGGCTGAAGTTGAGACCTTTCTCTTCACATCTGAGTCTGTCAATGAGGGACACCCTGACAAGCTCTGTGACCAGATATCTGATGCGGTGCTAGATGCATGCCTGGCTGAAGACCCTGACAGCAAGGTTGCTTGTGAGACATGCACcaagaccaacatggtcatggtcTTTGGTGAGATCACCACCAAGGCCAATGTTGACTATGAGAAGATTGTCAGGGATACTTGCCGTGGCATTGGTTTTGTGTCCAATGATGTCGGCCTTGATTCTGATCACTGCAAGGTGCTTGTCAACATTGAGCAGCAGTCCCCTGACATAGCGCAGGGTGTCCATGGCCACTTCACCAAGCGCCCTGAGGAGATTGGTGCTGGTGACCAAGGACATATGTTTGGATATGCAACTGATGAGACTCCCGAGTTGATGCCCCTCAGCCATGTTCTTGCTACAAAGCTTGGTGCTCGTCTCACTGAGGTCCGCAAGAATGGAACCTGCGCATGGCTGAGGCCTGATGGTAAGACCCAGGTAACTGTGGAGTATCACAATGACAATGGTGCCATGGTGCCTATACGTGTCCACACTGTGCTCATCTCTACCCAGCATGATGAGACTGTCACCAACGATGAGATTGCTGCTGATCTAAAGGAGCATGTGATCAAACCCGTCATCCCAGAGCAGTACCTTGACGAGAAGACCATTTTCCATCTCAACCCATCTGGTCGCTTTGTCATCGGTGGACCTCATGGTGATGCTGGTCTCACTGGCAGGAAGATCATTATTGATACTTATGGTGGCTGGGGAGCTCATGGCGGAGGTGCTTTCTCCGGCAAGGATCCAACAAAGGTTGACCGCAGTGGAGCATACATTGCAAGGCAGGCAGCAAAGAGCATTGTCTCTAATGGCCTTGCCCGTCGCTGCATCGTCCAAGTTTCTTATGCCATAGGTGTACCTGAACCACTCTCGGTGTTTGTTGACACATACGGCACAGGCAAGATCCCTGACAAGGAGATCCTCAACATTGTCAAGGAGAACTTTGACTTCAGGCCGGGCATGATCATCATCAACCTTGACCTGAAGAGGGGCGGGAATGGGCGGTACCTCAAGACGGCGGCGTACGGGCACTTTGGAAGGGATGGCCCGGACTTCACCTGGGAGGTGGTGAAGCCTCTCAAGTGGGAGAGCCCTTCTGCCTGA
- the LOC124661424 gene encoding squamosa promoter-binding-like protein 1 isoform X1, with the protein MEARFLQEGGQTGLEKMSSGLKNKKKGHEWDLNDWRWDSDMFLATPSSNSDAPSGRGSRELERADEGTSFGVADKRRRVSTANNNEGCSIAVVTNGDHDRIVVRRGQSSEEERPLNAAGACSSSAPYCQVDGCHADLRSGRDYHKRHKVCEVHTKSTLVRIKNIEHRFCQQCSRFHLLQEFDEGKKSCRSRLAKHNGRRRKTPAQAGNSSSENHSLTNTLLLLLRQLAGQDSGSSSEQINGPNYLVNLLKNLAAISSTQTYQDMLKNASSAAISSNAGNYVVNGFTIQEQAGQPIPGTESSAEEPPVKRHMKNFDLNDAYVEDDESRTDKIVFKLFGKEPNDFPTDLRAQVIYHMQTGIVCLLTNLSHKSFLPNRCYLQILNWLSHYPSDLESYIRPGCVILTIYLRLPNWMWDKLNVDPAPWIENLSSISTHGFWETGWLYARVQDHLTLSCNGRLMLVSPWQPIIGDKHQILSVTPIAAACYSTANFSVRGFNIVQPTTRLLCIFGGKYLIQEATEKLHDDTMMQQGPQCLTFSCSFHSTSGRGFIEVEDYDQSSLSFPFIVAEESICSEIRMLEGKLNIITFGDTLEEQEVLMASRSRALEFLHEIGWFLQRSHARATSEAPLFCTEGFPVARFRWLLSFAVDHEWCSVLKKLLDTLFQGNIDLDVLSPVEFVLGEGLVFTAVNKRSKPLVNFLLTYTMKSAQVDSGAVAPTRFLFTPDVTGSSNITPLHIAASITDAADVLDALTDDPQQLGLKTWKSARDATGYTPEDYARRRGHISYIQMVQNKINSRLPEAHVSLSMTSSPSTTHIHVGRSKSINQAAFHVEKSRHNDKQSPSCRQCVQLQHIAYHPRPNRFLSNRPAVLSLVAIAAVCICVGLIMQSPPSVGGVRGPFNWNSMRWGPK; encoded by the exons ATGGAAGCCAGGTTCCTGCAGGAAGGCGGCCAAACTGGTTTGGAGAAAATGTCCAGTGGtctcaagaacaagaagaagggccacgaGTGGGATTTGAACGACTGGAGATGGGACAGCGACATGTTCCTCGCCACGCCCTCATCAAATTCCGACGCTCCGTCCGGGCGTGGCAGCAGGGAGCTGGAGCGAGCTGATGAGGGTACCAGTTTTGGTGTTGCTGACAAGAGGAGGAGAGTTTCAACGGCAAATAACAATGAGGGATGCAGCATTGCTGTGGTCACTAACGGGGATCATGACAGGATTGTTGTTAGGAGAGGACAGAGCAGCGAAGAAGAGAGACCTCTAAATGCAGCAGGTGCATGTTCTAGTTCTGCTCCATATTGCCAAGTTGACGGCTGCCACGCTGATCTCCGCAGCGGCAGGGACTACCACAAGAGGCACAAAGTGTGTGAAGTACataccaagtccactcttgttcgTATAAAAAACATAGAGCATCGGTTCTGTCAGCAATGCAGCAG GTTTCACCTTCttcaagaatttgatgaagggaaGAAGAGCTGCCGCTCACGTCTGGCAAAACATAATGGAAGGAGAAGGAAAACCCCAGCCCAGGCTGGGAATTCCTCAAGTGAAAATCATTCTCTAACAAACACCTTACTCCTCCTGTTGAGACAACTTGCTGGACAAGATT ctGGTAGCTCATCTGAGCAAATCAATGGTCCGAACTATTTGGTTAATCTTTTGAAAAACCTTGCTGCTATTTCTAGCACACAGACATATCAAGATATGCTAAAGAATGCAAGTTCTGCTGCAATATCATCAAATGCTGGCAACTATGTTGTGAATGGATTTACCATACAAGAGCAAGCTGGACAACCAATTCCTGGAACTGAATCCTCTGCAG AAGAGCCTCCAGTAAAAAGACACATGAAGAATTTTGATCTGAATGATGCTTATGTCGAAGATGATGAG AGCCGAACAGATAAAATTGTCTTCAAGCTCTTTGGGAAAGAGCCAAACGATTTTCCTACCGATCTACGTGCACAGGTCATTTACCATATGCAAACTGGAATAGTGTGTCTCTTAACAAATTTATCTCACAAGTCTTTTTTACCAAATCGTTGCTATTTGCAGATCCTTAACTggttatcacattacccaagtgaTTTGGAAAGCTATATTAGGCCTGGTTGTGTCATTTTAACTATTTACCTTCGCCTTCCTAATTGGATGTGGGATAAG CTTAATGTCGATCCAGCTCCTTGGATAGAAAATCTTAGTAGCATATCGACTCATGGTTTCTGGGAAACAGGATGGCTATATGCTAGGGTGCAGGACCACCTGACATTAAGTTGCAATG GCAGGCTTATGTTAGTGTCTCCCTGGCAACCCATAATAGGTGACAAGCATCAGATACTGTCTGTAACTCCTATTGCAGCTGCTTGTTATTCAACAGCAAACTTCTCAGTGAGAGGTTTCAACATAGTTCAACCAACCACAAG ATTACTTTGTATATTTGGTGGCAAATATTTAATCCAGGAAGCAACAGAAAAACTACATGATGATACTATGATGCAGCAAGGCCCTCAATGCCTGACCTTCTCTTGCTCCTTTCATAGTACAAGTGGAAGAGGGTTCATAGAG GTTGAAGATTATGATCAAAGCAGCCTTTCCTTTCCTTTTATTGTTGCTGAAGAATCTATATGTTCTGAGATCCGAATGTTGGAGGGAAAATTGAACATAATTACATTTGGTGATACCTTGGAAGAACAAGAGGTCCTGATGGCTTCTCGCAGCCGTGCCTTAGAGTTTCTACATGAGATAGGCTGGTTTCTTCAAAGGAGCCATGCACGAGCTACATCTGAGGCTCCACTATTTTGTACTGAGGGTTTTCCAGTTGCAAGATTTAGATGGCTCCTATCCTTTGCGGTTGATCATGAATGGTGTTCTGTTCTAAAGAAGCTTCTCGACACCTTGTTCCAGGGTAATATTGATCTGGATGTCCTCTCACCAGTTGAGTTTGTCCTGGGAGAAGGTTTAGTATTCACCGCTGTCAACAAGCGTTCAAAGCCTTTGGTTAACTTCCTGTTAACATACACAATGAAGTCTGCACAGGTGGACAGTGGAGCCGTGGCACCAACTCGGTTCCTGTTCACACCTGACGTAACTGGTTCATCAAATATAACACCTCTTCATATTGCAGCTAGCATCACTGATGCTGCTGATGTTTTAGATGCTTTAACTGATGATCCTCAACAG CTAGGATTGAAAACCTGGAAAAGTGCCCGTGATGCTACTGGGTACACTCCAGAGGATTACGCTCGGAGGAGAGGACACATATCCTACATCCAGATGGTTCAGAACAAAATCAACAGCAGGTTACCTGAAGCCCACGTGTCTCTTTCCATGACTAGCAGTCCatctaccactcatatacatgtgGGTCGATCGAAGTCTATTAATCAAGCCGCATTTCATGTGGAGAAAAGCAGACATAACGACAAGCAATCACCTAGCTGCAGACAATGTGTCCAGCTCCAGCACATTGCTTACCATCCCCGTCCGAACAGGTTCTTGTCGAACAGGCCTGCGGTGCTATCCTTGGTCGCCATTGCTGCCGTCTGTATCTGCGTAggcttgatcatgcagagccCCCCGAGCGTCGGCGGTGTGAGGGGCCCTTTCAACTGGAACTCTATGCGTTGGGGCCCCAAGTGA
- the LOC124661424 gene encoding squamosa promoter-binding-like protein 1 isoform X2 — translation MEARFLQEGGQTGLEKMSSGLKNKKKGHEWDLNDWRWDSDMFLATPSSNSDAPSGRGSRELERADEGTSFGVADKRRRVSTANNNEGCSIAVVTNGDHDRIVVRRGQSSEEERPLNAAGACSSSAPYCQVDGCHADLRSGRDYHKRHKVCEVHTKSTLVRIKNIEHRFCQQCSRFHLLQEFDEGKKSCRSRLAKHNGRRRKTPAQAGNSSSENHSLTNTLLLLLRQLAGQDSGSSSEQINGPNYLVNLLKNLAAISSTQTYQDMLKNASSAAISSNAGNYVVNGFTIQEQAGQPIPGTESSAEEPPVKRHMKNFDLNDAYVEDDESRTDKIVFKLFGKEPNDFPTDLRAQILNWLSHYPSDLESYIRPGCVILTIYLRLPNWMWDKLNVDPAPWIENLSSISTHGFWETGWLYARVQDHLTLSCNGRLMLVSPWQPIIGDKHQILSVTPIAAACYSTANFSVRGFNIVQPTTRLLCIFGGKYLIQEATEKLHDDTMMQQGPQCLTFSCSFHSTSGRGFIEVEDYDQSSLSFPFIVAEESICSEIRMLEGKLNIITFGDTLEEQEVLMASRSRALEFLHEIGWFLQRSHARATSEAPLFCTEGFPVARFRWLLSFAVDHEWCSVLKKLLDTLFQGNIDLDVLSPVEFVLGEGLVFTAVNKRSKPLVNFLLTYTMKSAQVDSGAVAPTRFLFTPDVTGSSNITPLHIAASITDAADVLDALTDDPQQLGLKTWKSARDATGYTPEDYARRRGHISYIQMVQNKINSRLPEAHVSLSMTSSPSTTHIHVGRSKSINQAAFHVEKSRHNDKQSPSCRQCVQLQHIAYHPRPNRFLSNRPAVLSLVAIAAVCICVGLIMQSPPSVGGVRGPFNWNSMRWGPK, via the exons ATGGAAGCCAGGTTCCTGCAGGAAGGCGGCCAAACTGGTTTGGAGAAAATGTCCAGTGGtctcaagaacaagaagaagggccacgaGTGGGATTTGAACGACTGGAGATGGGACAGCGACATGTTCCTCGCCACGCCCTCATCAAATTCCGACGCTCCGTCCGGGCGTGGCAGCAGGGAGCTGGAGCGAGCTGATGAGGGTACCAGTTTTGGTGTTGCTGACAAGAGGAGGAGAGTTTCAACGGCAAATAACAATGAGGGATGCAGCATTGCTGTGGTCACTAACGGGGATCATGACAGGATTGTTGTTAGGAGAGGACAGAGCAGCGAAGAAGAGAGACCTCTAAATGCAGCAGGTGCATGTTCTAGTTCTGCTCCATATTGCCAAGTTGACGGCTGCCACGCTGATCTCCGCAGCGGCAGGGACTACCACAAGAGGCACAAAGTGTGTGAAGTACataccaagtccactcttgttcgTATAAAAAACATAGAGCATCGGTTCTGTCAGCAATGCAGCAG GTTTCACCTTCttcaagaatttgatgaagggaaGAAGAGCTGCCGCTCACGTCTGGCAAAACATAATGGAAGGAGAAGGAAAACCCCAGCCCAGGCTGGGAATTCCTCAAGTGAAAATCATTCTCTAACAAACACCTTACTCCTCCTGTTGAGACAACTTGCTGGACAAGATT ctGGTAGCTCATCTGAGCAAATCAATGGTCCGAACTATTTGGTTAATCTTTTGAAAAACCTTGCTGCTATTTCTAGCACACAGACATATCAAGATATGCTAAAGAATGCAAGTTCTGCTGCAATATCATCAAATGCTGGCAACTATGTTGTGAATGGATTTACCATACAAGAGCAAGCTGGACAACCAATTCCTGGAACTGAATCCTCTGCAG AAGAGCCTCCAGTAAAAAGACACATGAAGAATTTTGATCTGAATGATGCTTATGTCGAAGATGATGAG AGCCGAACAGATAAAATTGTCTTCAAGCTCTTTGGGAAAGAGCCAAACGATTTTCCTACCGATCTACGTGCACAG ATCCTTAACTggttatcacattacccaagtgaTTTGGAAAGCTATATTAGGCCTGGTTGTGTCATTTTAACTATTTACCTTCGCCTTCCTAATTGGATGTGGGATAAG CTTAATGTCGATCCAGCTCCTTGGATAGAAAATCTTAGTAGCATATCGACTCATGGTTTCTGGGAAACAGGATGGCTATATGCTAGGGTGCAGGACCACCTGACATTAAGTTGCAATG GCAGGCTTATGTTAGTGTCTCCCTGGCAACCCATAATAGGTGACAAGCATCAGATACTGTCTGTAACTCCTATTGCAGCTGCTTGTTATTCAACAGCAAACTTCTCAGTGAGAGGTTTCAACATAGTTCAACCAACCACAAG ATTACTTTGTATATTTGGTGGCAAATATTTAATCCAGGAAGCAACAGAAAAACTACATGATGATACTATGATGCAGCAAGGCCCTCAATGCCTGACCTTCTCTTGCTCCTTTCATAGTACAAGTGGAAGAGGGTTCATAGAG GTTGAAGATTATGATCAAAGCAGCCTTTCCTTTCCTTTTATTGTTGCTGAAGAATCTATATGTTCTGAGATCCGAATGTTGGAGGGAAAATTGAACATAATTACATTTGGTGATACCTTGGAAGAACAAGAGGTCCTGATGGCTTCTCGCAGCCGTGCCTTAGAGTTTCTACATGAGATAGGCTGGTTTCTTCAAAGGAGCCATGCACGAGCTACATCTGAGGCTCCACTATTTTGTACTGAGGGTTTTCCAGTTGCAAGATTTAGATGGCTCCTATCCTTTGCGGTTGATCATGAATGGTGTTCTGTTCTAAAGAAGCTTCTCGACACCTTGTTCCAGGGTAATATTGATCTGGATGTCCTCTCACCAGTTGAGTTTGTCCTGGGAGAAGGTTTAGTATTCACCGCTGTCAACAAGCGTTCAAAGCCTTTGGTTAACTTCCTGTTAACATACACAATGAAGTCTGCACAGGTGGACAGTGGAGCCGTGGCACCAACTCGGTTCCTGTTCACACCTGACGTAACTGGTTCATCAAATATAACACCTCTTCATATTGCAGCTAGCATCACTGATGCTGCTGATGTTTTAGATGCTTTAACTGATGATCCTCAACAG CTAGGATTGAAAACCTGGAAAAGTGCCCGTGATGCTACTGGGTACACTCCAGAGGATTACGCTCGGAGGAGAGGACACATATCCTACATCCAGATGGTTCAGAACAAAATCAACAGCAGGTTACCTGAAGCCCACGTGTCTCTTTCCATGACTAGCAGTCCatctaccactcatatacatgtgGGTCGATCGAAGTCTATTAATCAAGCCGCATTTCATGTGGAGAAAAGCAGACATAACGACAAGCAATCACCTAGCTGCAGACAATGTGTCCAGCTCCAGCACATTGCTTACCATCCCCGTCCGAACAGGTTCTTGTCGAACAGGCCTGCGGTGCTATCCTTGGTCGCCATTGCTGCCGTCTGTATCTGCGTAggcttgatcatgcagagccCCCCGAGCGTCGGCGGTGTGAGGGGCCCTTTCAACTGGAACTCTATGCGTTGGGGCCCCAAGTGA